Proteins encoded together in one Porites lutea chromosome 2, jaPorLute2.1, whole genome shotgun sequence window:
- the LOC140928218 gene encoding uncharacterized protein, producing the protein MASFPERYRKVQVTILASEWGSSKGGLSTINRELAIQFAKCPEAEITFFLPNCSQEDKKLALQHNVKIVGAPRRPGFEELEWLSFPPEHLQIDVIVGHGVKLGKQAQIIKERKNCKWIQVVHTDPEELGMFKNYSDPISKGEEKHKTEVELCEMADLVVGIGPKLSDAFRSYLRGCKKDKSVVDLTPGVFEEFVSVIQDSEERKQRSVLVFGRGDAEDFELKGFDIAGKAVAALQDTRLVFVGAPDGKHEEIAKRLTRCGVPASRLRVRRFIEDRESLKRLFQEVDLVVMPSRTEGFGLAGLEALSAGLPVLVSHNSGFGEALCSVPFGSSFVVNSEEPTDWTAAITKVWAKDRKSRLEEVETVRDSYDKKYNWAKQIEHLLDIMISRIHDDFSNVQRLSDILSRTLPISHEDSQGTIGTTEHNTGECSVQRRKRNNEKDIMKNLQTGAKVRKTMDYIMTSGATNLESTQFSSTKERSNYSRLCRLLISLGSKVLRETFDRIIPPQSLQCTLKRNPAHAKLQSRRNEGILNCFQWSKLYPTSPSEVSSAGFDIPMLMVLLRTICDLSPPPGGWDAPPLPEDISRESDIARLKYFMNAVSSHAGEGFVGDTVFSSHWQQIHDTMVRLGGADYEDFINEMRDQEMDLLSEEHFRELLKQWRNVEDNIKDKLKQLESVEAVNVADFSLPVDIVEKIRQLYGTREQRLLPVPWCDDFSFHLNEIFTRLKIVSKEKTRGDLSDDITNMTAIFKPHAECQRPRTVLLEGDPGMGKSTYCQKLAYDWATKQEQWDTSFPKIEVLLLLRCHEIRSTIWEAIDDQILPTEIDDQTKECFFRFVRENQPKVLLLLDGLDEMDSSQLQRIFDLVEGKELSGCHVVLTSRHEVGRKVRRYCDTLWEIVGFSEKDAKSFICTYFRKIKREHLAENLIEKIWNSYEPSEDLDELTKNPLNVTLLCILCEDFEGVFPASRTQLYTEIVLCVLRRYERKQGLSSKSEDLMSIYKDDLINLGRVALQSLRKGELHFEELECGGTFVVLSKFGFLSLQSSISKRKTCVRYAFLHKSFQEFFSGFYLACQILDGEIECDSVVTDQSFRSDLSQVFLFMTGILASKSERTAESLVQSMAEKINLTHGRRGRISELFQLALDCVSECTSLAQTLGKHLSLTNLYLNESKIDDSLASSLSQTLSANSSLTCLDLSGSPISPAGVSYISQALAINSSLASLLFIGNWIGFSGVASLFQALASNSSLTHLDLSRNWILPSGCSPLSWALGANSSLTHLNLRVNQIQNSGVACLSQGLAANSSLTILNLRSNGISDSGATSLSQALASNSSLTNLDLSRNWILDSGAASLSQALAANSSLTYLDLSRNWILDSGATSLSRALAVNSFLTCLNLRWNRIGDSGAASLFQAVAANSSLTNVNLSRNTIGDSGAACLAHALSVNSSLTNLDLSRNRIGDSGAASLSQAIAANSCLTCLNLRRNRIGSSGVSSLSQAVTGNISLTNLDLSGNISGFRRSLVLAAHPFLRYIWDESDDDDDEEEEEEVAQSRHRENLAALAGDNPRSSRFISLFMELMERRTSPNF; encoded by the exons ATGGCATCTTTTCCGGAAAGATACCGCAAAGTGCAAGTCACCATTTTGGCCTCTGAATGGGGATCGAGCAAAGGAGGGCTGTCCACCATAAACAGAGAATTAGCCATTCAGTTCGCAAAATGCCCTGAAGCGGAAATCACTTTCTTTCTTCCAAACTGCAGTCAAGAGGATAAAAAGCTAGCCCTCCAACACAACGTAAAGATCGTTGGGGCACCACGCCGGCCTGGCTTTGAAGAACTGGAGTGGCTTAGCTTTCCACCAGAACATTTACAAATAGATGTAATCGTAGGTCATGGAGTTAAACTCGGCAAACAAGCACAAATCATTAAAGAACGTAAGAACTGCAAATGGATTCAAGTCGTGCACACAGACCCAGAAGAACTGGGAATGTTTAAGAACTATTCCGACCCCATTTCCAAGGGTGAAGAGAAACATAAAACAGAGGTAGAGTTGTGTGAAATGGCAGATCTCGTTGTAGGAATTGGACCCAAGTTGAGTGATGCCTTCCGCTCGTATCTTCGAGGATGCAAGAAAGATAAAAGTGTGGTGGACTTGACACCTGGAGTATTTGAAGAATTTGTTAGTGTGATTCAGGACTCTGAAGAAAGGAAACAACGCAGTGTCTTGGTGTTTGGTCGTGGGGACGCAGAAGACTTCGAACTAAAGGGATTTGACATCGCTGGAAAAGCGGTCGCTGCATTACAAGATACTCGTCTTGTGTTTGTTGGCGCCCCAGATggaaaacatgaagaaatagcGAAGCGGTTAACCAGATGTGGTGTTCCTGCAAGTCGCTTGAGAGTAAGAAGATTTATTGAGGACCGAGAGAGTTTAAAGCGCTTGTTTCAAGAAGTGGATCTTGTAGTCATGCCTTCACGAACAGAGGGCTTTGGGTTGGCGGGACTTGAGGCCCTATCAGCTGGTCTCCCCGTGCTTGTCAGTCACAACTCGGGTTTTGGAGAAGCACTGTGCAGTGTACCATTTGGGTCATCCTTCGTAGTTAATTCAGAGGAGCCCACCGATTGGACCGCAGCCATCACAAAAGTCTGGGCCAAGGACAGAAAAAGTCGACTTGAGGAAGTGGAAACTGTTCGCGACTCGTACGACAAGAAATACAACTGGGCCAAACAGATAGAACATCTTCTTGACATAATGATCAGCAGGATTCACG ATGATTTTTCAAATGTCCAGAGATTGTCAGACATTTTAAGCCGAACATTGCCAATTTCTCACGAGGATTCCCAGGGGACAATAGGCACAACGGAGCATAATACAG GTGAGTGTAGTGTCCAAAGAAGGAAGAGGAACAATGAAAAGGACATCATGAAGAATCTTCAAACTGGAGCAAAAGTCCGAAAAACTATGGACTATATCATGACTTCCGGAGCTACAA ACCTTGAGTCAACTCAGTTTTCCTCCACCAAAGAAAGATCAAATTATTCTCGATTGTGTCGTCTTCTAATCAGCTTGGGTTCAAAAGTCCTCAGAGAAACCTTTGACAGAATAATTCCACCGCAAAGTCTTCAATGCACTTTGAAACGTAACCCAGCTCACGCTAAGCTGCAGTCACGTCGAAATGAAGGAATATTAAACTGCTTTCAGTGGAGTAAACTGTATCCTACCTCACCCTCTGAGGTTTCATCAGCAGGTTTCGACATCCCCATGCTAATGGTTCTTCTAAGGACAATCTGTGATCTGAGTCCTCCACCCGGTGGTTGGGATGCTCCTCCTCTTCCCGAAGACATAAGCCGTGAGTCTGACATTGCGCGTTTGAAGTATTTCATGAATGCTGTATCTAGTCATGCTGGAGAAGGTTTTGTTGGTGATACTGTATTCAGTAGCCACTGGCAGCAGATCCATGACACTATGGTTCGATTGGGAGGAGCTGATTATGAAGATTTCATTAATGAAATGCGGGATCAAGAAATGGACCTCCTAAGTGAGGAACATTTCAGGGAACTTCTGAAGCAGTGGAGGAATGTGGAGGACAATATCAAAGACAAACTGAAACAATTGGAAAGCGTAGAGGCTGTTAATGTGGCAG atttttcattGCCAGTCGATATCGTTGAAAAGATCCGTCAGCTCTACGGAACACGTGAACAACGCCTCCTTCCCGTTCCTTGGTGTGACGATTTCAGCTTTCATCTCAATGAGATTTTTACTAGATTAAAGATCGTAAGCAAAGAAAAGACCCGAGGTGATCTTTCAGATGACATAACCAATATGACTGCTATCTTTAAGCCGCACGCAGAGTGCCAAAGGCCACGAACAGTCTTACTTGAGGGAGATCCAGGCATGGGAAAAAGCACGTACTGTCAGAAGCTGGCGTATGATTGGGCTACTAAGCAAGAGCAATGGGACACGTCTTTTCCAAAGATTGAAGTGCTACTGCTACTGAGATGTCATGAAATAAGGTCTACCATCTGGGAAGCTATTGATGATCAAATTCTACCTACGGAAATTGACGATCAAACTAAAGAATGTTTTTTTAGGTTTGTTCGTGAAAATCAGCCAAAGGTTCTATTATTACTTGATGGATTGGATGAAATGGATTCGAGTCAGCTACAGAGAATCTTTGACCTTGTTGAAGGTAAAGAACTCTCGGGTTGTCATGTGGTACTTACTTCTCGTCATGAGGTGGGAAGGAAAGTTAGAAGGTACTGTGACACTTTGTGGGAGATTGTAGGGTTCTCCGAGAAAGACGCTAagagttttatttgcacttaCTTCAGAAAAATCAAAAGGGAACACTTAGCTGAGAATTTGATAGAGAAGATTTGGAATTCGTATGAGCCCTCCGAAGACTTGGATGAATTGACAAAAAATCCCTTAAACGTAACTTTACTCTGTATTCTTTGTGAAGATTTTGAGGGCGTTTTTCCCGCGAGCAGGACTCAGTTGTACACTGAGATTGTCCTTTGTGTTTTAAGACGATATGAAAGAAAGCAAGGATTGTCAAGCAAGAGTGAAGACCTGATGAGCATCTACAAAGACGATTTGATAAATTTGGGACGAGTGGCATTACAGTCTCTTCGAAAAGGAGAATTACATTTTGAAGAACTCGAATGTGGCGGTACTTTTGTTGTCTTATCCAAGTTTGGATTTCTGTCACTGCAATCTAGTattagtaaaaggaaaacttgCGTGCGTTATGCATTTCTCCACAAAAGCTTCCAGGAGTTCTTTTCTGGATTTTATCTTGCTTGCCAAATTCTTGACGGAGAAATTGAGTGTGATTCAGTAGTAACTGACCAGAGTTTTCGGTCTGATCTGAGTCAAGTCTTTTTGTTTATGACTGGAATTTTAGCCTCGAAGAGTGAGAGAACTGCTGAGTCTCTGGTACAAAGTATggctgaaaaaattaacttgaCACATGGAAGACGTGGTCGTATTTCAGAACTTTTTCAATTAGCTTTAGACTGCGTATCAGAGTGCACAAGTTTAGCTCAAACCTTAGGGAAACACCTTAGCTTAACCAATTTGTATTTGAACGAGAGTAAGATCGATGATTCTCTCGCTTCTTCCCTTTCCCAGACTCTTTCAgccaactcctccttaacttGTTTGGATTTGAGTGGGAGCCCCATTAGTCCAGCTGGCGTTTCTTACATTTCTCAGGCTCTTGCAATCAACTCCTCTCTAGCTAGTTTGCTTTTCATTGGGAACTGGATCGGTTTTTCTGGTGTTGCTTCCCTTTTCCAGGCTCTTGCATCCAATTCCTCTTTAACTCACTTGGATTTAAGTCGGAATTGGATTTTACCTTCTGGGTGTTCTCCCCTTTCCTGGGCTCTTGGAgccaactcctccttaactcATTTGAATTTGAGGGTGAACCAGATTCAGAATTCCGGTGTTGCGTGTCTTTCCCAGGGTCTTGCAgccaactcctccttaactatTTTGAATTTGAGAAGTAACGGAATTTCTGATTCTGGCGCTACTTCgctttcccaggctcttgcatCCAACTCCTCTTTAACTAATTTGGATTTGAGTCGAAACTGGATTCTTGATTCTGGTGCTGCTTccctttcccaggctcttgccGCCAACTCTTCCTTAACTTATCTGGATTTGAGTCGGAACTGGATTCTTGATTCTGGTGCTACTTCCCTTTCCCGAGCTCTCGCCGTTAACTCCTTCTTAACTTGTTTGAACTTGAGGTGGAACAGGATTGGTGATTCTGGTGCTGCTTCCCTATTCCAGGCTGTTGCAGCCAACTCATCTTTAACTAATGTAAATTTGAGTCGGAACACAATTGGTGACTCTGGTGCTGCATGTCTTGCCCATGCTCTTTCAGTCAACTCTTCCTTAACCAATTTGGATTTGAGCCGGAACAGGATCGGTGACTCTGGTGCTGCTTCCCTTTCCCAGGCTATTGCAGCTAACTCCTGCTTAACTTGTTTGAATTTGAGGCGTAACAGGATCGGTTCTTCTGGTGTTTCCTCTCTTTCTCAAGCTGTTACAGGCAACATTTCCTTGACTAATTTGGATTTGAGTGGGAACATTTCTGGTTTTCGCCGTTCCTTGGTTCTTGCAGCTCACCCCTTCTTAAGGTATATTTGGGACGAGtcagatgatgatgacgatgaggaagaggaggaggaggtggcCCAAAGCAGACATAGAGAGAATTTGGCTGCTCTTGCAGGCGACAACCCTCGGAGCAGTCGTTTCATCTCACTGTTCATGGAACTCATGGAGCGACGCACTAGCCCTAACTTTTAA